CGTCTTCTTTGACCGCTGGCATCAACGCCGCCGCATGACTGTCGCCCCACACGAGTTGCAGCGGCGGCACGTCAGCATCGCCGCCGAAACGACAGGCTGCGCTCAAGTCCGGGCTGTCGCGCTGCAGCAGACAATCCATTTGCCCGCGCTGCCATTCACGCGCTTCGGCGTACTGCCGGGCTTGCCCGGACAAGCGCTGCGGGAAGCCTTCGCCCCAGCGCACGGTTTGCCCGGCCATCGCCACGACCAGCATGCACAACGCCGCGCTGATGAGCACCGGTTTGCGTCCGGCCAGCAGGCGTTTTTCGCGGAAGGGCATTTCCACGAAACGCCACGACAGCCAGGCCAGCGCCACGCACAGCGCAATCCAGAACAGCGATTCCCCACGCTGCATGCCGTCGATGGAAATCGCGTTGGCGTAGACGAATACCGGCCAATGCCAGAGGTACAGCGAGTAGGAAATCAGCCCGATCGCCACTAATAGCGGCGCGCTCAACAGCTTGCCGGCCAGCGTTTGCGCCTGACCGTTGGACCAGATCAACGCCGTAGCGCCCAGCACTGGCAACAATGCCGCCCAACCTGGAAACGGCGTACTGCGGTCGAACCCGCACACCGCGATCAAAATGGCAGCCAGTCCCGCCAGACTGACACTTTGGTAAACCCAGGGCCGCAGTTTGATTCGGGATGCGGGCATGACCGCCAGCATCGCGCCACAGAGCAATTCCCAGGCGCGCATTGGCAGCAGGAAAAACGCCGAGTCCGGCGCGCGACTTATGCTCCAGATGTTCAGACCGAATGACACCAGCAGCAGGCCCAGCAGCATCAAACGCCAATGGCGAAAGAAGCGCGTGATCAACACCATCAGCAGCGGGAAGATGATGTAGTACTGCTCTTCCACCGACAGCGACCAGGTGTGTAGCAAGGGTTTGAAGTCCGACGCCGGGTTGAAATAACCGTCCTGGCGCATGAACAGGATGTTGGAAATGAACATCGCCTGATAACGCACAGTGCGACCCAGTTGCGAATAATCATGGGCCGTCAGCAGCAACCAGCCGACCAGCAAGGTAGCGGCCAGCACCACGCTCAAGGCCGGGATGATCCGTCGCGCGCGACGCGCCCAGAAGTCGACAAAGCTGAAGCGACCGGCGCTGATTTCACGGTGAATGATCGAGGTGATCAGGAACCCGGAGATGACGAAAAACACGTCGACGCCAACGAAGCCGCCGCTGAACGCGCCGAAACCATAGTGAAAAAGTACGACGGGAATTACCGCCAGGGCGCGCAGGCCGTCGATATCCCGCCGGTTGCCGAATGTGTGCATGACACTCCTTGTCGCGATTCTCAAAAATCAGGCAAAAAAAATGGTGTCCATAAGGACACCATTCATTTGAAGCCGTTCAGCCTGTTATTTGCGCTTCATCGACAGGAAGAACTCATCGTTGGTCTTGGTCTGCTTCAGCTTGTCGATCAGGAACTCGATAGCCGCGAC
This genomic window from Pseudomonas sp. G.S.17 contains:
- a CDS encoding acyltransferase family protein; this translates as MHTFGNRRDIDGLRALAVIPVVLFHYGFGAFSGGFVGVDVFFVISGFLITSIIHREISAGRFSFVDFWARRARRIIPALSVVLAATLLVGWLLLTAHDYSQLGRTVRYQAMFISNILFMRQDGYFNPASDFKPLLHTWSLSVEEQYYIIFPLLMVLITRFFRHWRLMLLGLLLVSFGLNIWSISRAPDSAFFLLPMRAWELLCGAMLAVMPASRIKLRPWVYQSVSLAGLAAILIAVCGFDRSTPFPGWAALLPVLGATALIWSNGQAQTLAGKLLSAPLLVAIGLISYSLYLWHWPVFVYANAISIDGMQRGESLFWIALCVALAWLSWRFVEMPFREKRLLAGRKPVLISAALCMLVVAMAGQTVRWGEGFPQRLSGQARQYAEAREWQRGQMDCLLQRDSPDLSAACRFGGDADVPPLQLVWGDSHAAALMPAVKEDAERFGIPVWLTSLSGCMPVLGSESRPQCQTFNQQTLALVEKQKIRDVVLAARWSLYLYGEEDGDREHITYRHESRAAAEQHLADNLRATVASVRAAGANVWLFKEVPLQRQGTIARLSSLAMVGRSALRVGRPIADHRERQHFIDQLFANLAASDPHIHIIDPAPLLCAEGICRAAIDGFSQYKDENHLSDQGGERMRPLFAPIFLSENAN